The following are encoded in a window of Castanea sativa cultivar Marrone di Chiusa Pesio chromosome 5, ASM4071231v1 genomic DNA:
- the LOC142634283 gene encoding uncharacterized protein LOC142634283 isoform X2 — MAMDLTSPKYFQAQSMFASNGEPPLEGNTSFYGKSNDNPFVDTFPDPLCKLNLKETSDFVKSFPMANNITEGRGFLEVSAQRKREGVNSVTSQRRLEAPSTPGRPVFSFSAVGNHSRKSFPSKWDDAEKWLMSSSCHDSPAHNNIKPSDSSKLTKQYCDNFKQQVEIFAEKSRVTEEKVSKVVSSFQGSAAASLDQHNSVTALNGISASTDVLLKDKFTDDIEAILPKFRYSEPTKEGFLFKNSAGATMKDACTDVVHEVHHRDIGTEMTPLGSSTTSRCPTPFKSSSPARHNTPANRSGPLTLENSSSSTNSSIDISQLQECHLAKLQLGNQYDSVMSNWSSREEEEEQVSKSLRHFEEDNGCRKSVSDSRAAAWEEEEKTKCCLRYQREEAKIQAWVNLQNAKAEAQSRKLELEMTI, encoded by the exons ATGGCCATGGATCTCACAAGCCCAAAATACTTTCAAGCTCAATCTATGTTTGCATCAAACGGG GAACCTCCATTAGAGGGCAACACAAGCTTCTATGGGAAAAGCAATGACAACCCATTTGTAGACACCTTCCCTGACCCACTTTGCAAGCTTAATCTCAAAGAAACTTCTGATTTTGTCAAGTCATTTCCAATGGCAAACAACATCACAGAAGGCAGAGGCTTTCTTGAGGTTTCAGCTCAGAGGAAAAGAGAGGGAGTGAATTCAGTTACTAGCCAGAGGAGATTAGAGGCTCCTTCAACTCCTGGTAGACCAGTTTTCAGCTTTAGTGCTGTtgggaatcattcaaggaaaaGCTTTCCTTCAAAGTGGGATGATGCTGAGAAGTGGCTAATGAGTAGCTCTTGCCATGACTCTCCCGCTCATAATAACATAAAGCCATCAGACTCCTCAAAGCTAACCAAACAGTACTGTGATAACTTTAAGCAACAGGTGGAGATCTTTGCGGAGAAATCAAGGGTCACTGAAGAAAAGGTCTCAAAAGTTGTCTCAAGCTTTCAAGGGTCTGCAGCAGCATCTTTGGACCAACATAACTCAGTTACAGCTCTCAATGGGATCTCAGCCTCCACGGATGTACTTCTAAAAG ATAAATTCACAGACGACATAGAAGCCATTTTGCCCAAGTTTAGATACTCAGAGCCAACCAAAGAGGGGTTCTTATTCAAAAATTCAGCTGGTGCAACTATGAAAGATGCCTGTACAGATGTGGTTCATGAGGTGCATCACAGGGATATTGGGACAGAAATGACTCCCTTAGGAAGTTCTACTACTTCTAGGTGCCCCACACCATTCAAAAGTTCATCACCTGCACGCCATAACACGCCTGCAAATAGGTCAGGACCATTGACCTTGGAGAACTCTAGCAGCAGCACCAATAGTTCCATTGACATTTCCCAGCTGCAAGAGTGCCATTTAGCTAAGTTACAACTTGGGAATCAATATGATTCGGTCATGTCGAATTGGAGCTCAAGGGAAGAGGAGGAAGAGCAAGTATCAAAGAGCTTGAGGCATTTTGAGGAAGATAATGGGTGCAGGAAAAGTGTTTCAGACTCCAGAGCTGCTGCATgggaagaagaggaaaagacTAAGTGCTGTCTCAG GTATCAAAGAGAAGAAGCAAAGATTCAAGCTTGGGTCAACCTACAAAATGCAAAAGCAGAAGCTCAATCAAGAAAGCTTGAG